A portion of the Brienomyrus brachyistius isolate T26 unplaced genomic scaffold, BBRACH_0.4 scaffold401, whole genome shotgun sequence genome contains these proteins:
- the LOC125729008 gene encoding inosine-uridine preferring nucleoside hydrolase-like: MVKVLVDVDCGVDDASAIMIALADPMVQLLGVTCVSGNTTVENVCRNTLRVLKACQCLEIPVFRGASRPILGNVLTAEAFHGKDGLGDVPDPDAPGLELIQKEGAVEAMIRIANEHAGEVSLVATAPLTNLALAVRLDPTFPKKLKGLYIMGGTTEARGNSTMCAEFNFAADPEAAYIVLNDFPCPTYIASWEFTCMNILPWTFCDQWLGQDSEKARFMKQIFQYSKDVSQKKGEAGFLFCDPFAMAAAIDEGFITEYEEVPVTVELAGMYTRGMMVLDRVSYLKKEHKAFILQKVDMEKFKNLLMKALE; this comes from the exons ATGGTGAAGGTACTGGTGGATGTGGACTGTGGGGTGGATGATGCCTCAGCCATCATGATTGCTCTGGCTGATCCCATGGTCCAGCTCCTGGGTGTCACTTGTGTCAGTGGCAACACGACTGTGGAGAATGTTTGCCGGAACACGCTACGGGTCCTCAAGGCTTGCCAGTGCCTGGAG ATCCCTGTGTTCCGTGGGGCCTCGAGGCCTATTCTCGGCAACGTGCTGACGGCAGAGGCCTTCCATGGGAAGGATGGGCTGGGTGATGTCCCAGACCCCGATGCTCCAGGCCTGGAGCTGATCCAAAAGGAGGGGGCAGTGGAGGCCATGATCCGGATCGCCAACGAGCATGCAGGAGAG GTGTCCCTAGTGGCAACAGCCCCTCTGACAAACCTGGCCTTGGCAGTGAGACTCGACCCCACATTCCCTAAGAAGCTGAAGGGTCTCTATATCATGGGAGGGACCACTGAAG CTAGGGGGAACTCCACAATGTGCGCCGAGTTCAATTTCGCCGCCGACCCAGAAGCGGCTTACATCGTGCTGAATGATTTCCCGTGCCCTACCTACATAGCGAGCTGGGAGTTCACCTGCATGAACATACTGCCTTGG ACGTTTTGTGATCAATGGTTGGGCCAGGACTCTGAAAAGGCCCGCTTCATGAAGCAGATCTTCCAGTACAGCAAAGATGTCTCTCAGAAGAAGGGGGAAGCAGGCTTCCTGTTTTGTGATCCGTTCGCCATGGCGGCGGCAATCGATGAAGGGTTTATCACAGAATATGAGGAGGTGCCGGTCACCGTGGAGCTTGCGGGCATGTACACGCGAGGTATGATGGTCCTGGACAGGGTGAGCTATCTCAAGAAGGAACACAAAGCCTTCATCCTGCAAAAGGTGGACATGGAGAAGTTTAAGAACCTCTTGATGAAAGCCCTTGAATAA